In Kwoniella newhampshirensis strain CBS 13917 chromosome 2, whole genome shotgun sequence, one DNA window encodes the following:
- a CDS encoding T-complex protein 1, theta subunit — translation MSLKVPKAGGPDLFKAGYKHMSGLEEAVLRNIAAVGELSEIVRTSFGPNGRNKLIINHLGRMFVTSDAATIIREIEVAHPAAKLLVMASTAQEAEMGDATNLVLIFAGELLKRSEHLLTMGLHPSDVILGYEMALAKGREELETLVSSMIPSTPLPTAEQLAKYVSTSLAAKQPGCEDFLSSLVAEAALAVMPKNPKDFNVDSVRVVKVLGGGLDASRVVRGMVFGREPEGSVKNATKAKVAVYTCGLDISQTETKGTVLLKKADDLLNFSRGEEKQLEGYFKEIADSGVKLIIAGSGIGDLALHYLNRMNIAVIKVLSKFDLRRLCRVVGATPLARLGAPTPEEAGMVDVFETIEIGGDRVTVLRQEEGEKTRTATIVLRGATANYLDDLERSLDDGINTVRILLRDGRLVPGGGSTEIELAKRIAAYGGKTAGLAQHSIKRWAEACEVVPRTLAENAGLNAEDVVSSLYKAHADGHVDAGVDIESETDGVMSANKTGVLDPYAAKDWAIKLATEAAISVLRVDSIIVAKQAGIAPPKQQGHWDDD, via the exons ATGTCGTTGAAAGTACCAAAAGCTGGAGGACCCGACCTTTTCAAGGCGGGCTACAAG CACATGTCTGGATTGGAGGAGGCTGTCCTGAGGAATATCGCTGCTGTCGGTGAACTGAGCGAGATCGTCAGAACTTCTTTCGGTCCTAATG GCAGAAacaagctcatcatcaatcatctcGGTCGAATGTTCGTCACCTCCGACGCAGCGACCATCATTCGAGAAATCGAAGTCGCACATCCCGCGGCGAAATTATTGGTCATGGCGAGCACTGCTCAGGAAgccgag ATGGGAGATGCTACCAATTTGGTTCTAATTTTTGCTGGAGAACTGTTGAAGAGGTCTGAACACCTGTTGACCATGGGTTTACATCCATCTGATGTCATTTTGGGCTACGAGATGGCCTTGGCCAAGGGTAGAGAGGAGCtcgaga CACTCGTCTCCAGTATGATCCCCTCTACACCTCTTCCTACCGCCGAACAGCTCGCCAAGTACGTTTCCACTTCTCTCGCTGCCAAACAGCCGGGATGCGAAgacttcctctcctccctcgtcGCTGAAGCTGCCTTGGCCGTCATGCCCAAGAATCCCAAAGACTTCAACGTCGACTCAGTCCGAGTCGTCAAAGTTTTGGGAGGAGGACTCGATGCTAGTAGAGTTGTCAGGGGTATGGTTTTCGGTCGGGAGCCTGAGG GCTCGGTCAAGAATGCGACAAAAGCAAAGGTTGCCGTCTATACCTGTGGTCTTGATATCTCACAAACGGAGACAAAGGGGACAGTCTtgctgaagaaggcggACGATCTGTTGAACTTCTCgcgtggagaagagaagcagTTGGAGGGT TACTTCAAGGAGATCGCGGACTCGGGAGTCAaactcatcatcgccgGTTCAGGTATCGGTGACCTCGCCCTTCACTACCTCAACCGAATGAACATTGCTGTCATCAAAGTCTTGTCCAAATTCGATCTCCGTCGATTATGTCGAGTTGTCGGTGCTActcctctcgctcgatTGGGTGCACCTACGCCGGAGGAAGCGGGTATGGTTGATGTTTTCGAGACCATTGAGATCGGTGGAGACCGTGTGACCGTGCTTcgacaggaggaaggagagaagacgagaacgGCGACAATCGTTCTTCGAGGTGCCACTGCCAATTATCTCGATGACCTCGAACGATCGCTCGACGACGGTATTAACACTGTTCGAATCCTACTTCGGGATGGTCGATTGGTTCCCGGAGGCGGATCAACTGAGATTGAGCTCGCAAAGCGAATCGCCGCATACGGAGGAAAGACCGCGGGTCTCGCGCAACATTCCATCAAGCGATGGGCAGAAGCTTGCGAAGTTGTCCCTCGAACACTCGCAGAGAACGCAGGTCTGAACGCCGAGGACGTGGTCAGCTCTCTGTACAAAGCTCATGCGGACGGTCATGTTGATGCGGGTGTAGAtatcgagagcgagacgGACGGTGTGATGTCAGCGAACAAGACTGGTGTCCTGGATCCCTATGCGGCGAAGGACTGGGCTATCAAGTTGGCGACGGAAGCGGCGATCAGCGTATTGAGAGTGGACAGTATCATCGTGGCGAAGCAGGCTGGTATTGCTCCTCCCAAGCAGCAAGGTCACTGGGATGACGACtag